The following DNA comes from Thermoanaerobaculales bacterium.
TGGTGCCGTTCTTCGTGCTCGCGGTCGCCTTCCCGTCGTTCCTCCACACCGAGCGCTTCCTGTTCTACGGGGTCGTGCCGCTGATCCTGGTGCCGATCACCTTCGCCTACGCGATCATCCGCTTCCAGCTCCTCGACATCCGGGTGATCCTCCGCAAGAGCCTGCTGTACACGATCACCACCGCGCTCGTGACGGCGCTGTACGCGCTCGGCATCGCCTCCTTCAACGTCCTGTTCCGGGGCACCCAGCTCGCGGCGTCGCCGTTCTTCCCGGTGGTCTTCGCGCTCGCCATCGTGCTGCTCTTCGAGCCGTTGCGGCATCGCGTGCAGGGGCCGGTCGATCGCTTCTTCTTCGCCGAGCGCCTCCACCTGCAGCGCGCGATGGTCGAGATGGGCGAGGCCTTCACCAGCGAGTACGAGATCGAGCCGGTGGTCAGCCAGCTGGTGGAGCGGCTGCCGGCGCTGCTCGGGGTCCGCTTCGCCGCCCTCTACCTCGTCGAGCGCCAGCGGCTGGTCCGGGCGGCCGGGCCGTCGGAGCTCCCGGTGGAGCTGCCGAGCCTGAACATCCTGTACGACCATCTCAAGCGCCAGGGATCGCTGGTCCGGCTGGACGCGCTGGCGCCCCTGCGGCTGCTGTCCAGAGAGGTCCATGGGATGGGGTCGGAGCTCGGCCGGGCCGGGGTCGAGGTGGTCGGGCTGCTGGCGTCCACGCGGCGGACCGTCGGCCTCATCGTGCTGTCGGGAGCGAGTGGGCAGTCGACGCTCGAGCAGGAGGAGATGGAGCTGCTGCGCGGGCTCCTCAACCAGGCGTCGATCGCGCTCGAGACCCACCTCCTGCTCGACGAGCGGGCGCGCCAGGCGGAGTTCGACCGGGAGCTCAAGATCGCGGCGTCGATCCAGTCAGCGCTGATACCCGGCGCCCTGACCACCGCGGACGGCTGGGACCTGGCGGCGGTCTGCCGGCCGGCGCGCGAGATCGGCGGCGACTTCTACACCGAGCTGCCCGGGCCTGACAGCGGCCAGCGCGCGCTGGTCTACGGCGACGTCTCGGGGAAGTCGATCTCCGGCGCCCTGATGATGATGGCGGCCCACGAGGTGCTGCACTCGCTGGCGCTCACCCACCGCGATCCCGAGGAGCTGCTCCGGCTCGCCAACGCCCGCCTCCATGCCCTGCGGCGGCGGGAGCGTGGCGGTCGCGGCGTCAGCTTCGTCGCCCTCGGCTACCTCGCCTTCGTGCCGGGGCGCGGCACGCTGCGCTACAGCCTCGCAGGACAGCCGCCACCGCTGATTCGCCGTGCCGCCGGCGGCGTCGAGGTGCTGAGGATGCCGGACCACCGGGTGCCGCTGGGCGCGCTGCGCTTCGGCGGCCACGAGGTGCTGTCGACCCTGATGGAGCCCGGAGACCTGCTGCTCGCGTACTCGGACGGCGTCGTCGACGCGGTCTCGCCGGAGGGCGAGTCGTTCGGGGAGGTGCGGCTGCTGCGCGTGCTCGAGGAGTGCCCGGCCGAGCCGACGCGGGCGGTGAACTGGGTGGTCGAGGCCCTCGAGGGCTTCACCCGGGGCCACACGCCGTACGACGACGTCACTCTGGTGGCGGCCCGCCGCGCCGGCTGACCGTGAGGCCCGCGCCCGCGCGGCGCCGAGGCCGGTCGCGCCTCGTGCCGCGGCCCGCCTACCGCCGCTGCAGCGTGGCCATCAGGTCGAACTCGCGCTTCGTGTAGCCGTCCGGCGGATCGTAGGCGCCGGGCGGCGGCTCTGCGGTCTCCACCGAGACCGCCCGCTCGGTCCAGGTCATGGCGCCGTCGCTCTCGCCGGTGATCCTGGTCGTGCTCACGGTCTCGACGACGAACCCGTCGATCGCGCGCAGCTTCTCGAGCTGCCCCTCCATCCCCGGCTGGAGCGCCGCGATCTGGCCGAACAGCTGGACGTACGCCCCGTGATCGATCTCGAGATCGGTGGTCGCCCACAGCGCGCTCTCGACCGTGACCATGGGCGAGGTCATGGTCATGTTCCAGCGGCGGGCCGTCCACGCACCGACCTGCTTGGTCTCGTCGGTGGGTGTCACCTCGAAGTCGAAGTGCATCATGGCGCTCATCTGCTCCGCCATGCCCTCGGGAAGGAGGCGGGCGACGTCGATCGGGAGGCCGACCGAGCTCACGGTGCGTGCCCCGTGGTCGACGATGAACAGGGTCGAGGAGTCGAGGCGGACGATGTAGGTGGTCGTGCCGGCGTCGACCCGCATCCGGCCGTCGCCCAGCCAGGTCACGCGGTCCGCGTCGGCCGCCGGCTGCGTCTGGCCCCCGATGGTGAAGGCGTCCTGGTGCGTCGTGTGGACGATCTTGGTGTCGGCGGCGGCGGCGGCGGTCAGCAGCGTGACCGCGACGACGATGGCGAAGCAGCGCTGGCCCATGGTCTCCCTCCCGGTGGCCTCATCCGGCGGCCTCGCGCCGGGGCGAGCCCAGATCGTAGCATCGACGGCGGTCGGCGGCGCGCCGGGCCGGCCACGGCAACGGGCCCCCTCAGTCGCGCGTCGCCCGCAGGTTGCGGCAGAAGGCCGCGAAGCCGAGGACCATCACCCGCAGCCGGTCGAGCAGCTCCGGATCGGTCAGCTGTCCGGCGCCGTCGAGGAGCTCGCCGATCGCGGGCAGGAAGACGCGCCGGCCGTAGAGGTGGGCGTGGCGGTACGCGAACACCATCTCGAGCTGCTCGACCGCCCGCAGGGCTCCCCAGCGGCCGGTGGCGACGCCCACGAAGGCGGCGGGCTTGTCGTGCAGGCTCTCGGGAAACCGCAGCATGTCGATGAAGTACTTCAGCACCCCCGGGTAGGAGCCGTTGTACTCGGGCACCACGGCGAGGATGCCGTGGGAGCCCAGGACCGCGCGCTGGAACGGCTCGAAGTTGACCGGCTTGGCGGCGTAGGACGACGGCGCGAAAAGCTCCGGGGGAAGGTGGGCGAGGTCGAGCAGCTGCACCGGCTCGCCGGCCTCGCGCAGCACCCGCTCAACGGCGCGGGCGACGGCCAGCGTCCGGGCTCCCGGACGGTTGGTCCCCGAAATGACGAGAATCATGGGCGAATGGTAGCAGGAGGGAAGGAGGATCTGGGATCTAGGATATAGGATCTAGGATTCAGGGTCTGGGGTCAGCCACCTCCCGGCAGGGAGGAGTTCCCCTGCGATGATCCCCAGATCCCAGATCCCAGCCCCTAGCCCCTGGTAGGGAGGGGGCGCCGCTACAATGCCCGACGGAGGCCGACGTGATTCGACTCAGGATGCTCTCGCTCGCGCTGCTGCTGGTGCCGGCGGCGGCGGCCGCCGCCGGATCCGCCACCCACCACGACATCCGGGCGCGCCTCGACCTCGGCTCCGGCACCATCGAGGTGTTCGACCGGATCACGTTGGCGCGTGACCTCGCCCTGGACGAGGCGGGGGGCTACCGGTTCCTGCTCCACGCCGGGCTGGCGCCCGAGGTGGAGGGCCCGGGCTGGAGCCTCGCGCGCGTGGCCGGGGAGGTCGGCGCCGCGTTCGTCGGCATCAACGCCAGCTCGGAGACCGCCGGCGGGGGGGTGCCGCTCGAGGGTTGGCGGCTGCGGCCGGGCGACGGCGCCGGGCAGCCCCTGGCGCTGCGCTATCGGGGCGCCATCCGGCACGAGCTCGACACCAGCGGCGAGGAGTACCAGCGATCGTTCTCCGAGACGCCGGGGATCATCGGCCCGGACGGGGTCTTCCTCGCCGGCGCCAGCTACTGGCTGCCCGCCTTCGGCGATCAGCTGGTGACCTTCTCGCTCGAGGTCGAAGGCCTCCAGCCGCCCTGGGACGTCGTCAGCCAGGGCCGGCGGACGCGCCACGAGCTCGCGGCGGACGGGACCAGGACCACCGCCTGGCGTCTGGACCACCCGACCGAGGAGGTCTACCTGGTGGCCGGGCCGTGGCACGAGTACTCCGAGCAGGCGGGCGACGTCGAGGTGCTCGCGTTCCTGCGCCAGGACGACCCGGCGCTCGCCGGGAGGTACCTGCAGGCCACCCGGCGCTACCTGAAGCTGTACGAGAGCATGCTGCCGGCCTACCCGTACCCGAGCTTCGCCCTGGTCGAGAACTTCTGGGAGACCGGCTACGGCATGCCGGGCTTCACGCTGCTCGGGCCGCGGATCATCCGCTTCCCG
Coding sequences within:
- a CDS encoding NAD(P)H-dependent oxidoreductase; this encodes MILVISGTNRPGARTLAVARAVERVLREAGEPVQLLDLAHLPPELFAPSSYAAKPVNFEPFQRAVLGSHGILAVVPEYNGSYPGVLKYFIDMLRFPESLHDKPAAFVGVATGRWGALRAVEQLEMVFAYRHAHLYGRRVFLPAIGELLDGAGQLTDPELLDRLRVMVLGFAAFCRNLRATRD
- a CDS encoding SpoIIE family protein phosphatase — protein: MFRIQRRTAAQLIPGLVAFVIAALSVADMFLPRPYDGVVLESDTPTARVVRQVVPGSGADRAGIRPGDEIVGVDRTFLGDNINAQELLNRHRFGESVAYLIRSGDHIFEVDVELGRRRVGDVSYLVACLLGLTFFLVGSFVVVRQPRLPAARVFATMCSLFMLFLVCRLRPASYSWVDSFVLTTGTVALLFLPAAFLHFFLIFPRPIWEWRRDPIAKLLGWVNRWSRRMVPIYLLPPAVYVATVAWSKGSDRDLALISGAPAANWWVMVAYMALGLGALFLASRHLTEVQLRRGAGLVFVGSLFGVVPFFVLAVAFPSFLHTERFLFYGVVPLILVPITFAYAIIRFQLLDIRVILRKSLLYTITTALVTALYALGIASFNVLFRGTQLAASPFFPVVFALAIVLLFEPLRHRVQGPVDRFFFAERLHLQRAMVEMGEAFTSEYEIEPVVSQLVERLPALLGVRFAALYLVERQRLVRAAGPSELPVELPSLNILYDHLKRQGSLVRLDALAPLRLLSREVHGMGSELGRAGVEVVGLLASTRRTVGLIVLSGASGQSTLEQEEMELLRGLLNQASIALETHLLLDERARQAEFDRELKIAASIQSALIPGALTTADGWDLAAVCRPAREIGGDFYTELPGPDSGQRALVYGDVSGKSISGALMMMAAHEVLHSLALTHRDPEELLRLANARLHALRRRERGGRGVSFVALGYLAFVPGRGTLRYSLAGQPPPLIRRAAGGVEVLRMPDHRVPLGALRFGGHEVLSTLMEPGDLLLAYSDGVVDAVSPEGESFGEVRLLRVLEECPAEPTRAVNWVVEALEGFTRGHTPYDDVTLVAARRAG